Proteins encoded within one genomic window of Amorphoplanes friuliensis DSM 7358:
- a CDS encoding NUDIX hydrolase, with amino-acid sequence MPASDYVKGLRARVGHDLIMFPTVSAIVLNDRGEILLGQRSDNHQWSVIAGMMDPGEQPADALVREVEEETGVQVTIERLAGVALHEVTYVNGDRCHMVNTWFRCRAIGGEARVNDSESIAVGWFAPDALPEMNAFALVRIRTSLEENAPAWFAQPGEELLTGI; translated from the coding sequence GTGCCTGCATCTGACTACGTGAAGGGCCTGCGCGCCCGGGTCGGCCACGACCTGATCATGTTCCCCACCGTCAGCGCCATCGTCCTCAACGACCGGGGCGAGATCCTCCTCGGCCAGCGCAGCGACAACCACCAGTGGTCGGTCATCGCCGGCATGATGGACCCCGGCGAACAACCCGCCGACGCCCTCGTCCGCGAGGTCGAAGAGGAAACCGGCGTCCAGGTCACCATCGAACGCCTGGCCGGCGTGGCCCTCCACGAAGTCACCTACGTGAACGGCGACCGCTGCCACATGGTCAACACCTGGTTCCGCTGCCGCGCGATCGGCGGCGAAGCCCGCGTCAACGACTCCGAATCGATCGCGGTGGGCTGGTTCGCCCCGGACGCCCTGCCAGAAATGAACGCGTTCGCCCTGGTCCGGATCCGCACGTCCCTGGAGGAGAACGCGCCGGCCTGGTTCGCCCAGCCCGGCGAAGAACTCCTCACCGGCATCTAG